The genomic interval CCGTCGAGCTGGTTTGCCACCGGATCATTTGGGCTACCGTGATCTTATCGATCCTCGTCCCGATCCAGCTCCTGCGGTCCAGCCAAGACGAATTCCAAGCCTATCTCGGCAAGCTGCGGCGACCGTCGACTTGGCTGTTGCACGGCGTCGCCGGGATGCTGATCTTCGCCAACTGGATGGCCTTCATTTGGGCGGTCAATCATGGCCGTGTCTTGGAAGCCTCGCTCGGCTACTACATCAACCCGTTGCTGAACGTTTTGATGGGCGTTGTTTTCTTGGGCGAACGTTTGTCGCGTCCTCAATGGTTGGCAATCACGATCGCTGCGATCGGTGTTTCCGCGATGACGGCCGCAGCGGGGAAACTGCCCTGGGTGTCCCTTGTCATGGCCACCAGTTTTGCCAGTTATTCACTGGCCAAGAAAAAAGCTCAGTTGGATTCTTTTGCCGGGCTGCTGATCGAAATGAGCGTGCTGATCGTCCCCGCGATTGTGTACGTGCTGATCGTTCACTCACGGGGCGAGGGTTCGATGGGACAGATCTCGTGGCGCATCGATGCGTTGTTGGTCTGCGGCGGCTTAGCAACGCTTGTGCCGCTCGGATTTTTTGCCGCCGCGGCGCAGCGTACTCCGCTGGCGCTGATCGGGATCTTGCAATACGTCGGGCCCACGTTGCAGTTCTTGATCGGTGCGGTCTACCTTGGCGAAACGATGGGACGCGGTCGAGTGCTCGGATTCTCACTCATCTGGTGCGGCTCGGCGATCTTCTTGGCCAATGCGGTACGAGCGGCAAAGAAGCAACTAAGGCAAGCCAAAACGCTACCGTCGGACAGCGTCGGTTTGGATGGTGTTTCCGGTGTTTCGCAGCATGTGGAATTGGTGACCGACGACGCGTCAGTGGACCGTTGAACCAGTGAACCAGTGGACCAGTGGACCGTTGAATTTGGGCCGCGATGGAGACCATCGCAAATCAGGCAACAAACTCTGTTTCCACTGTTCGAACCGAATGCAGAAACTGCTCGATCGTCGGCGTGCGGTTATCCACGTTGGGTTGGATCGCCTGCATGATGGCCTTGGCCAATCGAGGATCGACGTTGGGGCAGACATCCGACAAAGGTCTCGGCGGTTTTGTATCGTGCTGCAAAGCCGCTTTGCCAGTCACCTCATCTCCTTGCCAAGGATGGGAGAACGCGATCAAGCAGTACGCGGTCACTCCGAACGAAAAGATATCGACCCGCTTGTCGGTATGGCGTCGACGCACGATCTCGGGCGACATGTACAACGGCGTTCCCGTCCGGTTGCCCGGTGCCATGAAGGGTGGAGTCGCGGGGACCGTCAAACCGAAATCAATCAACTTGGTTCCGGTGGTGTCGGGCAGACAGATGAAATTTCGTGGGCAGATGTCGCGATGGATGAAACCTTGTTCGTGAACGTACTGCAACGCTTCGGCCATGTCCCGAATCAGAATCAACCGCTTGCCGGCAACGTGATGCTCCTGCTTTTTGACGACAATGTTCTGCATGCTCGGGCCGGCGATGTACTCCATCACCAGGACGGGTTCACCTTTGGTGGAAATTCCGACTTCGTACGTCTGCACCACCTTGGGGTGCTTCATCCGCATCGCGATCTCGCCTTCGGAGGGTTTGTTCAAACCTTTGAAGCGATTCTCAAACAGCTCCATCTTTTCGATATCGAGAATCTTGACGCCGACCAGTCGTCCGTCGTGCTTGTTGTCACGAGCGACAAAAAAGTGGGCCATCGTTCCCGTTGCGGCGGTCCGTTCTTTGGTAAACCGCGCCGCCACGTCGATCCGGCCGCCAGACCCGCCGGATCCGCCGAACGCTGATTTGAGAGAATCAAGGAGCCCCATGGGCGTTACTTTCCGCAGTAGTCGATCGCGCTGGCGATCTCGGTTTTCAAGTTCTTGCGTGGCACGATCCGATCGATGTATCCGTGTTCCAGCAAAAACTCACTGGTCTGAAAACCGTCGGGCAATTCGATTCCGATCGTTGCTTTAATCGTTCGCGGACCGGCAAATCCGATCAAGGCCTTGGGCTCGGCAAAAACCAAGTCTCCCAACGACGCAAAACTTGCTGCTACGCCACCCATCGTGGGGTTGGTCAAGACACTGATGAAAAGACCGCCTGCCCGATCATACCTCGCCAATGCAGCGGACACCTTGGCCATTTGCATCAACGACAGGATTCCTTCGTGCATCCGCGCACCGCCCCCGCTGGCGCTGATGATGATCAGCGGCAAATTCTGTTCCGTCGCATGCTCGATCAACCGCGTCAAACGCTCCCCGACCACCGACCCCATGCTGCCCATGATGAATGCACTATCGGTCACGGCAAACGCGACCCGGCGTGCTCGGATCATTCCGGTCCCGGTCAACGCGGCGTCCGTCAGTCCGGTCCGCTCCTGCTCGCCCTTGAGCCGGTCGGCATAGCGACGGCGATCGGAGAATTCCAGCGGATCGGTCGGCCTCAAGTGCTCGTTCATGGCCTCAAAGGTGCCTTCGTCCAACACCTGGGCGATCCGCTCCACCGCAGAAACATAGAAGTGGTATTCACACTTGGGGCAAACGTTCAGCCGCTGCTGGACCTCTTTTTTGTAGATCGATGCGTTGCAGCCGGGACACTTCAGCCACAGCCCCTCAGGTACGCCTCGCTTCTTTGGGGGCACAGCTTTACTCTCCGTTTGGGAATTGGATTGCGGGCTGTCCCCATTTTCGGCGGGGAAGCCGGCCGCCGAATCGGCGTCGGGATGGGAGTGGTTGGTCGAATCGACGGTGGCCATACGCAATTTAAAACAAAGATCTTGGTAATTGTTCTCAGGTGAGCTCGGTCTGAGCAGGGTCGGGAACCACACTCGCCGAAAGACGCGTTGTGTCGCCCAGGAAAAATTCGCTGACGCAAAGGGACCGATTTGGGCGACTCAGATACTTTACTCGTTTTCCCAGATCTTGGCTGCCTCTATTTGAACCCGCACAAGACGGTCGATTCGCCAGAATCCCCCGCCACCGAGCCCCCTCACGCCAGACCTCCTGGCGCAATCCACTTCGCCTGATCACCGCTGGTACGTTCCCACGATTAAATCGATTAAATTACCTCCCCCACTCCTGATTCCTCCCCAACCGGTCTCATCAATCACAATGACGATTCGTCCCATTCGCAAGCTTTTGGTCGCAAACCGCAGTGAAATCGCCACCCGAGTCTTTCGCAGTGCCACCGAACTGGGGATCCGAACGGTCGCCATCTACTCCTACGAAGACCGTTACGCTCTGCACCGCTTCAAAGCCGATGAGGCCTACCAGATTGGGGAGCCCGGGGAGCCCATTCGCTCCTACCTGAACATCGACGCAATCGTCGCTCTTTGCCAAAAATACGACGTGGACGCGGTTCACCCCGGATATGGATTCCTTTCCGAAAACCCCGAATTTGCCCGTGCGCTCGAGGAAGCCGGCATTCTCTTCGTCGGTCCCAGCGTTCGCTCCCTGGAGCAACTTGGCGACAAGACTTCGGCACGCGAATTGGCCGAGAAAGCGGGCGTTCCAGTGCTGGGCGGCAAGAACCAAGCCCTCACCGGCCCCGATGAAGCCCTGGAGATCGCGGAATCACTCGGTTTCCCGATCATCCTGAAAGCAGCCAAGGGCGGCGGCGGTCGTGGCATGCGTGTGGTGCAAAACGCGGAGGAGTTGCCCGCTGCCTTGGAAGCCGCCCAACGCGAAGCCAAAACGGCTTTCGGCAGCGACGAAGTCTTCGTGGAACGCTTCGTCCAACGTGCTCGTCACATCGAAGTCCAGATCTTGGGCGACGGAAAAGACATCGTGCACCTCTACGAACGAGACTGCAGCGTCCAACGTCGGCACCAAAAGGTAGTTGAGATCGCACCTGCGCCGAATCTGGACCCAACGATCCGCGAAGAACTCTGCCAAGCCGCACTGAAAATCGGACGCGCCGTCGGTTCGGGTGACTCGGGTGGCTCCTGCTACGAAAACGCCGGCACGGTCGAGTTTCTCTACGACGTCGATGCACAAGAATTCTTTTTCATCGAAGTCAACCCGCGCATCCAGGTCGAACACACTGTCACGGAAGAAGTCACCGGCATCGACATCGTCAGCAGCCAAATCCGGATCGCACAAGGATACCCGCTCGTCAGTGACGAAACCTGCATTCCTCCCCAGTCGCAAATCCGCACCAGCGGCTTTGCGATGCAGTGCCGCGTCACCACGGAAGATCCCGCGAACCAGTTTCGCCCGGACTACGGACGCATCAGCCACTATCGCAGCGCTGCAGGCATGGGCATTCGTTTGGACGCCGGCACCGCGTTCAGCGGCGCCGTGGTCAATCCGTTCTACGACTCGATGCTGGTCAAAGTCACCGCGCGGGCACCTTCACTCGCCGCGGCCGCATCGCGCATGGATCGATGCCTCCAAGAGTTTCGCATCCGCGGTGTCAAAACCAATATTCCGTTCTTGATCCAGTTGATCAACCATCCGACGTTCCTCGCCGGCGAAGCGACCACGAGGTTGATCGATCAGACACCAGAACTGTTCGAGCTGCCCAAACGCCGCGATCGCGCGACCAAAATCCTGACCTTCCTCGGCGAAACCATCGTCAATGGCAACCCGCTGGTCGCCGATCGTCCCGTCGCCCTCCGCCGCGAGCCCGCGCCCGTCCCTGAGCTTTCCCCCAAAGCCCATCCGACCAAAGGCACCCGGGATATCTTCAAGAGCGAAGGGGTCGACGGTCTGGTGCGGTGGATCGGGAAACAAAAAGGCCTGCTGTTCACCGACACCACGATGCGTGACGCGCACCAATCGCTGCTGGCAACGCGCGTGCGGACTTACGACATGCTCCGCATCGCTCCGGCATACGCCCACCTGACACCACAACTTTTCTCGCTCGAAATGTGGGGCGGAGCAACGTTCGATACCTCGATGCGTTTCCTCAAGGAGTCTCCTTGGCAACGACTCGCCGACTTACGTGAATCTGTCCCCAACATCTTGACGCAAATGTTGCTGCGAGCCAGCAACGCCGTCGGATACACCAACTACCCCGACAACGTGGTGCGTCTGTTTGTTCGCGAAGCCGTTCAGGCGGGGATGGATGTCTTTCGTGTTTTCGATGCCCTCAACTGGCAAGAAAACATGCGGGTTGCCATGGAAGCCGTGATCGAGGAAGGCGGCATCTGCGAAGCATCGATCTGCTACACCGGTGACCTGCAAAACCCGCGACGCAGAAAATACGACCTTGCCTACTACATCGATCTTGCCAAACAACTCGAGCGCATGGGCGCCCACTTGCTGGCGATCAAAGACATGGCGGGGCTGCTCAAACCGGGCGCCGCCATCACCCTGATGCGTGCGCTGCGCAACGAAGTCGGCTTGCCGATTCACTTGCACACTCACGACACAGCAGGCATCCAAGCGGCAACGATTCTGGCGGCTGCCGACGAAGGACTCCAGATCGCCGACGCCGCCTTGGCTCCGCTCTCCGGCGGTACCAGCCAAGTCAACTTGAACACGCTGGTCGAGTCGTTGCGTGACACGCCACGCGAATCGGATCTCAACACACAAGCCCTGACTCAACTGGCGACCTATTGGCAAGCCGCACGTGAGTTCTACTTGCCATTCGAAAGCTACGTGCTGCCCGCCACGGGTGACCTCTACGAACACGAGATGCCCGGCGGCCAGTACACCAATCTATTCCAGCAAGCACGAGCGTTGGGGCTGTCCGACCGTTGGGCGGAAGTCTGCCAGCGCTACGCAGAGGTCAATGAGCTGTTCGGCGACATCGTCAAAGTCACGCCCACGAGCAAAGCCGTCGGCGATATGGCGTTGTTCTTGGTCGCCAACGAAATGGCCGCCCAAGACGTGCTGACCAGCAGCAAAGCCCTCGCCTATCCTGGCAGCGTGATCGATTTGCTCGCCGGACGAATGGGGCAACCACCAGGCGGATTCCCAGACAACGTGCTGAAAGTCGTCTTGGGTGATCAAGCACCCGATACTGGACGCCCGGGAGCATCGATGCCCGACGCGGACATCGCCGATGCCCGCTCGATCGCGGCCAAAGCACTGGGGGAATCCGAAAGCGATCGCGCCGCGGTGACCCAGATTCTGTACCCCAAAGTCTTCGAGGACTTTGCCAAGCACCGTGGCCTCTACGGTGACGTCGCACGCCTGCCCACACCGAACTTCTTTTACGGCCAACAGCCCGGCGAAGAAATCGCGGTGGATATCGAAGAAGGCAAGCGGCTGATCATCAAGTTCCTCGCCGTCGGACAACCGCACCCCGATGGCACGCGAACGGTGTTCTTTGAACTCAACGGACAACCACGCGAAATCACCGTCGTGGACAAGTCGCTCGAACCCGACACCAAAGCCGCGATCAAAGCCGACCCGAGCAACCCCAACCAAGTCGCCGCCAGCATGCCCGGCATGGTGATCACGGTCGCGGTGGGCGAAGGTGACAAGGTCAAGGAGGGTCAAAAGCTGATGGTGCTGGAAGCCATGAAGATGGAGACGACCATCAACGCGCCGGCGACCGGAACGGTAAAAACCATCCAAACGCCTCCCGGCACGCAAGTCGAAGCCGGCGACCTGCTGGCGATCATCGAGTGAGCCGCCAAACCGATCCCCAAAACGCCCTTACGCGGATAGAACTGTCGATTGAGTACGTTGTACAATTCTTGTGAGCCGATGGCGCTAGCCACGGGCTTCGAAGGGATGAGTCATCCCCACAAAGCCCGCCGCCAACGCCGTCGGCCTACTAAATCGACAGCCTGCTAGCCCGTCGGCAACGCTCGGGCTAAAATGAATCGTCAGTCAAGGTCGTTTCAGAACGTCCGTAAACCAAGGGGTTGTAGCTCAGCTGGGAGAGCGCTGCGTTCGCAATGCAGAGGTCGAGAGTTCAAATCTCTTCAGCTCCAATAGAAGTAAACTACGGTCGAGTCACGACTTACGTGACACCGGCGACGTGCCGTGCGACCCGCTTTCAAACTCGTTAATGGTAATCGATACCATTAATGCCAATCGAAAGAGGGTGACGCGATGTCACGACGCAAACGAAGTGTTCCTGAGATGAAGTACCACGTCTCCGGACAAGCACGTGTTTTCCTGGATGGCCGCTACTTCTATCTCGGTCCCCACGGCTCAGCAGAAGCTCAAGCCCGCTACGACACATTGGTCTCCGAGTACTTAGCCGACGGCCGGAAGATCCAGCCAGTGGTGGCCACGTATCAGTCCGACTGCGTGATCACGGTCCAAAATGTGACGGCTGAGTATCGCCGCGAGATCGATGCTCGTGAGCAGCAATTGGGACGCTACCGGCATCTGTGCACGTTGCTGGAGGACGAATACGGCGATTTACCTGCGGTAGAATTCGGCCCAAGGCGCTTGGCGGAACTGCGGGATCTATTGGTTGCCACCGGCAATGCACGAAAGACAATCAATCACTACATCACTGTGATTGTTAGAATCTTTCGACACGCAGTTTCACGCGAACTAATCGACGTGAACGTGTTCCAGCGTCTTGAAACACTAGACCCCCTCAAGCGCGGACAGACAACGGCCGCAGAATACAAAGAACGCTTGCCAGCGGATTTGGCCATCGTGAAGGCAACTGCCGAGTTCTTGTCGCCGCAAGCACGGATGATTATCACGCTGCAAATCGCGACAGGAATGCGTCCGAAAGAGGTCTTTTCGATGCGGCCGCGTGACATTGACCGTAGCGGTGCGGAGTGGTTCTACCGACCGCAAAGCCACAAAACCCAAGCACATGGCGTTGTGCGAGCGGTACC from Stieleria varia carries:
- a CDS encoding pyruvate carboxylase translates to MTIRPIRKLLVANRSEIATRVFRSATELGIRTVAIYSYEDRYALHRFKADEAYQIGEPGEPIRSYLNIDAIVALCQKYDVDAVHPGYGFLSENPEFARALEEAGILFVGPSVRSLEQLGDKTSARELAEKAGVPVLGGKNQALTGPDEALEIAESLGFPIILKAAKGGGGRGMRVVQNAEELPAALEAAQREAKTAFGSDEVFVERFVQRARHIEVQILGDGKDIVHLYERDCSVQRRHQKVVEIAPAPNLDPTIREELCQAALKIGRAVGSGDSGGSCYENAGTVEFLYDVDAQEFFFIEVNPRIQVEHTVTEEVTGIDIVSSQIRIAQGYPLVSDETCIPPQSQIRTSGFAMQCRVTTEDPANQFRPDYGRISHYRSAAGMGIRLDAGTAFSGAVVNPFYDSMLVKVTARAPSLAAAASRMDRCLQEFRIRGVKTNIPFLIQLINHPTFLAGEATTRLIDQTPELFELPKRRDRATKILTFLGETIVNGNPLVADRPVALRREPAPVPELSPKAHPTKGTRDIFKSEGVDGLVRWIGKQKGLLFTDTTMRDAHQSLLATRVRTYDMLRIAPAYAHLTPQLFSLEMWGGATFDTSMRFLKESPWQRLADLRESVPNILTQMLLRASNAVGYTNYPDNVVRLFVREAVQAGMDVFRVFDALNWQENMRVAMEAVIEEGGICEASICYTGDLQNPRRRKYDLAYYIDLAKQLERMGAHLLAIKDMAGLLKPGAAITLMRALRNEVGLPIHLHTHDTAGIQAATILAAADEGLQIADAALAPLSGGTSQVNLNTLVESLRDTPRESDLNTQALTQLATYWQAAREFYLPFESYVLPATGDLYEHEMPGGQYTNLFQQARALGLSDRWAEVCQRYAEVNELFGDIVKVTPTSKAVGDMALFLVANEMAAQDVLTSSKALAYPGSVIDLLAGRMGQPPGGFPDNVLKVVLGDQAPDTGRPGASMPDADIADARSIAAKALGESESDRAAVTQILYPKVFEDFAKHRGLYGDVARLPTPNFFYGQQPGEEIAVDIEEGKRLIIKFLAVGQPHPDGTRTVFFELNGQPREITVVDKSLEPDTKAAIKADPSNPNQVAASMPGMVITVAVGEGDKVKEGQKLMVLEAMKMETTINAPATGTVKTIQTPPGTQVEAGDLLAIIE
- the accD gene encoding acetyl-CoA carboxylase, carboxyltransferase subunit beta, whose protein sequence is MATVDSTNHSHPDADSAAGFPAENGDSPQSNSQTESKAVPPKKRGVPEGLWLKCPGCNASIYKKEVQQRLNVCPKCEYHFYVSAVERIAQVLDEGTFEAMNEHLRPTDPLEFSDRRRYADRLKGEQERTGLTDAALTGTGMIRARRVAFAVTDSAFIMGSMGSVVGERLTRLIEHATEQNLPLIIISASGGGARMHEGILSLMQMAKVSAALARYDRAGGLFISVLTNPTMGGVAASFASLGDLVFAEPKALIGFAGPRTIKATIGIELPDGFQTSEFLLEHGYIDRIVPRKNLKTEIASAIDYCGK
- a CDS encoding tyrosine-type recombinase/integrase, whose amino-acid sequence is MSRRKRSVPEMKYHVSGQARVFLDGRYFYLGPHGSAEAQARYDTLVSEYLADGRKIQPVVATYQSDCVITVQNVTAEYRREIDAREQQLGRYRHLCTLLEDEYGDLPAVEFGPRRLAELRDLLVATGNARKTINHYITVIVRIFRHAVSRELIDVNVFQRLETLDPLKRGQTTAAEYKERLPADLAIVKATAEFLSPQARMIITLQIATGMRPKEVFSMRPRDIDRSGAEWFYRPQSHKTQAHGVVRAVPIVGAAREALTPFLLRDADSFCFSPAESAQWFRDQRTAKRKTPPRHGNCVGDVRVANPKRQPGTKFNKDSLNRAVRRACEKAKVPRWTPYQLRHLAATAVAEAIGIEGARALLSHRSTRMTEQYVHQQQDEAKAIEAAWVAPSIG
- the rarD gene encoding EamA family transporter RarD, producing the protein MLISLLSANEIPTFVSANGGILPSFVADNPLSPHRFNRPNRGQLNDPKPSVRVITPRLRNGIIFAVTAHVLWGLFPLFWRQLSQVDSVELVCHRIIWATVILSILVPIQLLRSSQDEFQAYLGKLRRPSTWLLHGVAGMLIFANWMAFIWAVNHGRVLEASLGYYINPLLNVLMGVVFLGERLSRPQWLAITIAAIGVSAMTAAAGKLPWVSLVMATSFASYSLAKKKAQLDSFAGLLIEMSVLIVPAIVYVLIVHSRGEGSMGQISWRIDALLVCGGLATLVPLGFFAAAAQRTPLALIGILQYVGPTLQFLIGAVYLGETMGRGRVLGFSLIWCGSAIFLANAVRAAKKQLRQAKTLPSDSVGLDGVSGVSQHVELVTDDASVDR
- a CDS encoding serine/threonine protein kinase; the protein is MGLLDSLKSAFGGSGGSGGRIDVAARFTKERTAATGTMAHFFVARDNKHDGRLVGVKILDIEKMELFENRFKGLNKPSEGEIAMRMKHPKVVQTYEVGISTKGEPVLVMEYIAGPSMQNIVVKKQEHHVAGKRLILIRDMAEALQYVHEQGFIHRDICPRNFICLPDTTGTKLIDFGLTVPATPPFMAPGNRTGTPLYMSPEIVRRRHTDKRVDIFSFGVTAYCLIAFSHPWQGDEVTGKAALQHDTKPPRPLSDVCPNVDPRLAKAIMQAIQPNVDNRTPTIEQFLHSVRTVETEFVA